In a genomic window of Pseudoglutamicibacter albus:
- the hemQ gene encoding hydrogen peroxide-dependent heme synthase has translation MSKADIATTQVKYCSYNVYQKLVGLSDANLDVERVVADIEATIKSIEARGVEVRGFYDVSGFRAEDDVMVWLTGDDPEQLQKAIREFENSEAAAGLGRVWQAMGVHQIAEFARAHMPAFMDPDVTPRKWITVYPFTRSYEWYILEEEERSRMLREHGMLGRQYPNVNANTVAAFALGDYEWLLSFEADELTELVDMMRTLRYSDARLHVRDELPFHTGRMFDDLNEMAGVLL, from the coding sequence ATGAGCAAAGCTGACATTGCAACAACGCAGGTGAAGTACTGTTCTTATAACGTTTATCAGAAGCTCGTTGGCCTGAGCGACGCAAACTTAGACGTTGAACGCGTCGTCGCAGACATCGAGGCCACCATCAAGTCCATCGAGGCCCGCGGTGTGGAAGTGCGTGGCTTCTACGACGTCTCTGGTTTCCGCGCCGAGGATGACGTCATGGTGTGGCTGACCGGCGATGATCCGGAGCAGCTTCAGAAGGCTATCCGTGAGTTCGAGAATTCGGAAGCCGCTGCTGGCCTCGGCCGTGTGTGGCAGGCGATGGGTGTCCACCAGATCGCTGAGTTCGCTCGCGCCCACATGCCGGCGTTCATGGATCCAGACGTCACGCCACGCAAGTGGATCACTGTTTACCCGTTCACCCGCTCGTACGAGTGGTACATCCTCGAAGAGGAAGAGCGTTCCCGCATGCTGCGTGAGCACGGGATGCTCGGCCGCCAGTATCCGAACGTCAACGCCAACACCGTTGCTGCGTTCGCGTTGGGTGACTACGAGTGGCTGCTCTCCTTCGAGGCTGATGAGCTGACGGAGCTTGTGGACATGATGCGTACCCTGCGTTACAGCGATGCCCGCTTGCACGTTCGTGATGAGTTGCCGTTCCACACCGGCCGCATGTTCGATGACCTCAACGAAATGGCGGGCGTACTGCTGTGA
- a CDS encoding protoporphyrinogen/coproporphyrinogen oxidase, translated as MNSDYLVIGGGPSGLLHALAAAHAGRTVTVLEAADHAGGAVSDILLDGVRLNGGAESYAIGTGAMSEWIEALGLSDQVVSPQGNASWIHSNHGPFPIPGTSLWGIPTEPLNKDVKRAVGRWGAIRAWADALLPGSFGAKPGISTYDYVSKRMGQRVADRLLVPLITGVHSADPRTLELEALVPGLIDNVKQYGSLRRGARAILDKRRSASHSAKTAGAAVAATVPTMSTLIDGLVNVLAQRGGTLETSVRVTSLRRNHSGGWTVEADDGRRYEAASVALATDPDTTRDLLAEPAPNIARHIPEAPASPVRLVALSVVSQKLALNPRGNGVLVPPDTRGVRAKAMTHLSAKWEHIERFASKVPGRVFVRLSYSPVDGELPDPALFPEQAVKDLAAMTGVDAEDIEVRDWLIQDWPVTQRRRLPGHAESLAALSIALSEDPTLELTGSWRAGTGLDAIARFARTTHVPPAPSGTTER; from the coding sequence CTGACTATCTCGTCATCGGGGGTGGCCCCTCCGGGCTGTTGCACGCGTTGGCGGCAGCCCACGCTGGGCGTACCGTTACCGTCCTGGAGGCCGCTGATCATGCTGGCGGAGCTGTCTCTGACATCCTGCTTGATGGGGTGCGCCTCAACGGTGGCGCGGAATCCTATGCGATCGGTACCGGAGCGATGTCGGAGTGGATCGAAGCGCTCGGCCTGAGTGATCAGGTTGTTAGCCCGCAAGGGAATGCTTCTTGGATCCATTCGAACCACGGCCCGTTCCCGATCCCGGGCACGTCGCTATGGGGTATCCCCACCGAGCCACTCAACAAGGACGTCAAGCGTGCCGTGGGCCGGTGGGGTGCCATCCGCGCGTGGGCGGATGCGCTATTACCCGGTAGCTTTGGCGCCAAGCCAGGCATCTCAACCTACGACTATGTTTCCAAACGTATGGGTCAACGCGTGGCGGACCGCCTATTGGTTCCGCTGATCACGGGCGTGCATTCAGCGGATCCACGCACGCTCGAGCTCGAAGCGCTCGTGCCTGGGCTGATCGATAACGTCAAACAGTACGGAAGCCTCAGGCGCGGAGCGCGCGCGATCCTGGACAAGCGGAGGTCCGCGAGCCATTCAGCAAAGACGGCGGGGGCTGCGGTTGCTGCGACCGTGCCGACGATGTCCACGCTCATCGATGGGCTCGTGAATGTCCTTGCTCAGCGCGGAGGAACGCTTGAGACCAGCGTTCGCGTGACCTCGTTGCGCCGCAACCATAGCGGCGGCTGGACGGTGGAAGCAGACGATGGCCGCCGATACGAGGCCGCGAGTGTAGCGCTTGCAACCGACCCTGACACCACGCGAGACCTCCTTGCCGAACCTGCGCCTAACATCGCCCGGCACATCCCTGAAGCCCCCGCCTCCCCTGTGCGGCTTGTCGCGTTGAGCGTGGTGAGCCAGAAGCTGGCGCTCAATCCGCGCGGCAACGGAGTGCTCGTTCCGCCGGACACCCGCGGTGTGCGCGCCAAAGCGATGACGCATCTTTCGGCCAAGTGGGAACACATCGAACGTTTTGCATCCAAGGTTCCGGGGCGTGTGTTCGTGCGGCTGAGCTATTCACCTGTTGATGGTGAACTCCCTGACCCTGCACTGTTTCCGGAGCAAGCGGTCAAGGATTTGGCCGCGATGACCGGCGTCGATGCCGAAGACATCGAGGTCCGTGACTGGCTCATCCAAGACTGGCCCGTAACCCAACGCAGGCGTCTGCCAGGCCACGCGGAATCGCTTGCCGCGCTCAGCATCGCACTCAGTGAGGACCCAACGCTTGAACTCACCGGATCTTGGCGGGCGGGAACGGGTTTGGACGCGATCGCTCGCTTCGCGCGAACAACCCACGTGCCCCCAGCACCTTCCGGTACCACCGAACGATAG
- a CDS encoding ferrochelatase translates to MPCNIEEAEKIDAILFASFGGPEGQDDVIPFLKNVVHGRGIPDERLEEVAVHYRSMGGKSPINDQNKAMIAALKEELGRRGIDLPIYWGNRNWEPYMAETVKQIHADGHRAALGIVTSAYSSYSSCRQYREDFGIALDETGLAGELDIRKARVFFNHPGFLDPVAAHIREALEKFRAEGHKDEQIEILFTTHSIPNTMAETSGPRATWEEGSGGWYEKQHIAAAEYIMESVGDIEWQLVYQSRSGPEFIPWLEPDVNDVIAELPGKRTAVMVVPIGFVTDHMEVVWDLDTEAKESADEAGLAFVRIPTAGESPEFIAALADLVQERLDPTFPRKCVTSFGPTFDVCGAGCCPNQRAIKPTTSAVDSDSDVAHAGEPSELAVMIAERKAQRDKERQQAGE, encoded by the coding sequence ATGCCGTGCAACATCGAGGAGGCCGAGAAGATCGATGCGATCCTCTTTGCGTCTTTCGGCGGCCCTGAAGGCCAAGACGACGTTATCCCGTTCCTGAAGAACGTTGTGCACGGCCGCGGCATCCCGGATGAGCGCCTCGAAGAGGTCGCGGTTCACTACCGTTCGATGGGTGGTAAGTCCCCTATCAACGACCAGAATAAGGCGATGATCGCAGCGCTGAAGGAAGAGCTGGGTCGCCGCGGCATCGACTTGCCGATCTACTGGGGCAACCGCAACTGGGAACCGTATATGGCTGAGACCGTCAAGCAGATCCACGCTGACGGGCACCGTGCGGCGCTTGGCATTGTGACCTCGGCTTATTCCTCCTATTCCTCGTGCCGTCAGTACCGTGAGGACTTCGGTATCGCGCTGGATGAGACGGGGCTTGCCGGGGAGCTGGATATTCGTAAGGCGCGCGTGTTCTTCAACCACCCAGGTTTCCTCGATCCGGTTGCCGCGCACATCCGTGAGGCTCTCGAGAAGTTCCGTGCTGAAGGCCACAAGGACGAACAGATAGAGATCCTGTTCACGACCCACTCGATCCCTAACACGATGGCAGAGACTTCTGGCCCGCGCGCAACCTGGGAAGAAGGCTCAGGCGGCTGGTACGAAAAGCAGCACATCGCGGCCGCTGAGTACATCATGGAGTCCGTGGGAGACATCGAGTGGCAGCTGGTGTACCAGTCGCGTTCGGGCCCTGAGTTCATTCCATGGCTTGAACCGGATGTCAACGATGTCATCGCCGAGCTTCCCGGTAAACGCACGGCCGTGATGGTGGTTCCGATCGGCTTCGTGACCGACCACATGGAAGTGGTGTGGGACCTCGACACTGAGGCGAAGGAGTCGGCCGATGAGGCGGGGCTTGCGTTCGTGCGCATCCCCACCGCGGGTGAGTCCCCTGAGTTCATCGCAGCGTTGGCTGACCTGGTTCAGGAGCGCCTGGATCCAACGTTCCCACGCAAGTGTGTGACGAGCTTCGGCCCAACATTCGATGTGTGTGGCGCCGGTTGCTGCCCGAATCAGCGTGCCATCAAGCCGACGACTTCCGCGGTCGATTCGGATTCTGATGTTGCCCATGCTGGTGAGCCGAGCGAACTTGCAGTCATGATCGCTGAACGTAAGGCTCAGCGTGATAAAGAGCGTCAACAGGCTGGTGAATGA